From the Shewanella amazonensis SB2B genome, one window contains:
- the ftsH gene encoding ATP-dependent zinc metalloprotease FtsH yields MSDMAKNLILWVVIAVVLMSVFQGYSPSSSSSQKMEYSTFLEENKADQILSVEFKSDQRTIEGQKRSGEKFTTIMPMYDQDLINDLVRKGVVIKGEEAQESSFLTQIFISWFPMLLLIGVWIFFMRQMQGGGGKGAMSFGKSKAKLMSEDQIKTTFADVAGCDEAKEEVKEMVDYLRDPTKFQKLGGRIPTGVLMVGPPGTGKTLLAKAIAGEAKVPFFTISGSDFVEMFVGVGASRVRDMFDQAKKSAPCIIFIDEIDAVGRQRGAGLGGGHDEREQTLNQMLVEMDGFEGNEGIIVIAATNRPDVLDAALLRPGRFDRQVVVGLPDVRGREQILKVHMRKVPLAEDVKASVIARGTPGFSGADLANLVNEAALFAARGNRRVVSMEEFERAKDKIMMGAERRSMVMSEAEKEMTAYHEAGHAIVGYLVPEHDPVHKVTIIPRGRALGVTFFLPEADAISQSRRKLESKISVAYGGRLAEELIYGTEQVSTGASQDIKYATSIARNMVTQWGFSEKLGPLLYADEEGEVFLGRSMAKAKHMSDETAALIDAEVKVIIDRNYERANQLLVENMDILHAMKDALMKYETIDSRQIEDLMERREVRLPADWQKDEQNGDKGDKGNKGVEAAAQDNEPAEPTDLNPDEPVIKH; encoded by the coding sequence TTGAGTGATATGGCAAAAAATCTCATTCTCTGGGTCGTCATCGCCGTTGTGCTGATGTCGGTATTCCAGGGTTACTCCCCCTCTTCTTCCTCATCGCAGAAGATGGAATACTCCACGTTCCTCGAAGAAAACAAAGCCGATCAGATCCTGTCGGTTGAATTCAAGAGTGACCAACGCACGATTGAAGGGCAAAAACGTAGCGGTGAAAAGTTCACCACTATCATGCCCATGTATGACCAGGACCTGATCAATGATCTGGTACGTAAAGGCGTTGTGATTAAAGGGGAAGAAGCGCAGGAATCCAGTTTCCTGACTCAAATTTTCATCTCCTGGTTCCCCATGCTGCTGCTTATCGGCGTGTGGATTTTCTTCATGCGCCAGATGCAGGGCGGCGGCGGAAAGGGCGCCATGTCCTTCGGCAAGAGCAAAGCCAAGCTGATGAGTGAAGATCAGATTAAAACCACCTTCGCCGATGTCGCTGGCTGTGATGAAGCCAAAGAAGAAGTGAAGGAAATGGTTGACTATCTGCGCGACCCGACCAAGTTCCAGAAACTGGGTGGCCGTATTCCTACCGGTGTGCTGATGGTTGGTCCTCCAGGTACGGGTAAAACCCTGCTGGCCAAAGCCATTGCCGGTGAAGCCAAGGTACCTTTCTTTACCATTTCAGGCTCTGACTTCGTCGAAATGTTTGTGGGCGTGGGTGCGTCCCGTGTTCGTGACATGTTTGACCAAGCCAAAAAGTCGGCTCCCTGTATCATCTTTATCGACGAAATCGATGCCGTGGGTCGCCAGCGCGGCGCTGGTCTCGGTGGTGGTCACGATGAGCGTGAGCAAACCCTGAACCAGATGCTGGTTGAGATGGATGGCTTCGAAGGCAACGAAGGCATTATCGTGATTGCCGCGACCAACCGTCCTGACGTACTGGATGCCGCGCTCTTGCGTCCAGGCCGTTTTGACCGCCAGGTGGTGGTGGGTTTGCCAGATGTTCGTGGTCGCGAGCAAATCCTGAAAGTGCATATGCGCAAAGTGCCGCTGGCTGAAGACGTAAAAGCCAGCGTTATCGCCCGTGGTACGCCCGGTTTCTCCGGTGCTGACCTGGCCAACCTGGTAAACGAAGCCGCACTCTTTGCCGCACGAGGCAACCGCCGCGTGGTGAGCATGGAAGAGTTTGAGCGCGCTAAAGACAAGATCATGATGGGCGCCGAGCGCCGCTCCATGGTGATGTCCGAAGCTGAAAAGGAAATGACCGCATACCATGAAGCGGGTCACGCCATCGTGGGTTATCTGGTACCCGAGCACGATCCTGTGCACAAGGTCACTATCATTCCCCGTGGCCGTGCACTGGGTGTCACCTTCTTCCTGCCAGAGGCTGACGCCATCAGTCAGAGTCGTCGAAAGCTCGAGAGTAAAATTTCGGTTGCCTACGGTGGCCGCCTGGCCGAAGAGCTGATTTACGGTACCGAGCAGGTATCCACTGGCGCGTCGCAGGACATCAAGTATGCAACTTCCATTGCCCGTAACATGGTGACCCAGTGGGGCTTCTCGGAAAAACTCGGTCCGCTGCTTTATGCCGATGAAGAAGGCGAGGTGTTCCTCGGCCGCTCCATGGCTAAGGCCAAGCATATGTCCGATGAGACAGCTGCGCTGATTGATGCAGAGGTCAAAGTCATCATTGACCGTAACTACGAGCGAGCCAATCAGTTGCTGGTTGAAAATATGGACATCCTGCATGCCATGAAAGACGCTCTTATGAAGTACGAAACTATCGACTCACGTCAAATTGAAGATTTGATGGAGCGCCGTGAAGTCCGTCTGCCCGCTGACTGGCAGAAGGATGAACAAAATGGTGATAAAGGTGACAAGGGTAATAAAGGCGTTGAAGCTGCAGCACAAGATAATGAGCCTGCAGAGCCTACCGATCTGAACCCTGATGAACCTGTGATCAAACATTGA
- the folP gene encoding dihydropteroate synthase yields the protein MFTLTAREKTLDLSRPVVMGILNVTPDSFSDGGQFAAFERACEHADQLVTEGAAIIDIGGESTRPGAAEVSLDEEISRVIPLVEYVSKTHDVWVSVDTSKAGVMSEAAKAGAHLINDVRALMEPGALEAAAVSGLAVCLMHMQGQPRTMQQNPEYDNLIEDVCTFFEHRIAACVDAGIPRAQIILDPGFGFGKTVSHNYELLARFAEFERFGLPLLAGLSRKSMLGNLLGRDATSRLAGSLAGALLSAQQGANIIRVHDVAETIDVLKVLEATREYKHL from the coding sequence GTGTTTACGCTAACTGCCAGAGAGAAAACCCTCGACCTGAGCCGCCCCGTGGTGATGGGGATTTTGAATGTGACTCCGGATTCATTTTCCGACGGAGGCCAATTCGCCGCTTTTGAACGTGCCTGTGAACATGCTGACCAGTTGGTAACAGAAGGCGCGGCCATCATCGACATCGGTGGCGAGTCTACCCGCCCCGGCGCTGCCGAGGTATCGCTGGATGAAGAGATCAGCCGCGTCATCCCGCTGGTAGAGTATGTCAGCAAGACACATGATGTATGGGTGTCAGTGGATACCAGTAAAGCCGGAGTGATGAGTGAAGCCGCCAAGGCAGGTGCCCACTTAATCAATGATGTGCGTGCGCTGATGGAGCCGGGAGCGCTTGAAGCAGCCGCGGTTTCGGGATTAGCCGTATGCTTGATGCATATGCAGGGTCAGCCGCGCACCATGCAGCAAAATCCGGAATATGACAATTTAATAGAAGATGTATGCACGTTTTTTGAACATCGTATTGCTGCCTGTGTTGACGCGGGGATCCCACGGGCGCAGATTATCCTTGATCCCGGTTTTGGATTCGGTAAAACAGTTTCGCACAACTATGAGCTGCTCGCCCGATTTGCAGAGTTTGAGCGATTTGGTTTACCGCTGCTGGCAGGCTTGTCCCGAAAGAGCATGCTTGGCAATTTGCTTGGCCGTGATGCAACTTCGCGTCTTGCTGGCAGTCTTGCTGGTGCCTTATTGTCGGCGCAGCAGGGCGCAAACATAATCAGGGTGCATGATGTCGCAGAGACGATAGATGTCCTCAAGGTGCTTGAGGCCACCCGGGAATATAAACACCTGTAA
- the glmM gene encoding phosphoglucosamine mutase, protein MSQRKFFGTDGIRGKVGADQMTPELALKLGWAAGRVLARTGTKKVIIGKDTRISGYMFESALEAGFSSAGLNVLLMGPMPTPAVAYLTRTFRAEAGVVISASHNPYYDNGIKFFSNDGSKLDDEIELAIEAELEKPLICAESQFLGKVSRIDDARGRYIEYCKGNFPADQTLSGLKIVVDCAHGATYHIAPAVFRELGAEVVAIGVEPNGMNINDKCGATSMGAIRDKVLEVNADLGIALDGDGDRIMMVTQEGDIIDGDQILYILALDAKERGLLKGGVVGTQMANLGLELALKDEGIPFARSKVGDRYVMELLKELGWRIGGENSGHILNLDHGTTGDGIVAGILVLAAMRRSGKGLQQLIAKLKMFPQVLVNVRFEGDKNPLEADTVTAKVAEVERELGERGRVLLRKSGTEPLLRVMVEGEDKETVTRLANAIADAVKAAT, encoded by the coding sequence GTGTCACAACGTAAATTTTTTGGAACTGACGGGATCCGCGGCAAAGTGGGCGCGGATCAGATGACGCCCGAATTGGCATTGAAGCTCGGGTGGGCGGCAGGCAGGGTACTGGCACGAACCGGGACTAAAAAGGTCATCATCGGTAAAGATACCCGTATCTCGGGATATATGTTCGAGTCGGCGTTGGAGGCGGGCTTTTCTTCCGCTGGGCTTAACGTGCTGTTAATGGGACCCATGCCCACACCTGCCGTCGCGTATCTTACCCGCACTTTCCGTGCAGAAGCGGGTGTCGTTATCAGCGCTTCCCATAATCCATATTACGACAACGGGATTAAGTTTTTTTCCAATGACGGCAGTAAGCTGGATGATGAAATCGAGCTCGCCATTGAAGCCGAATTGGAAAAACCGCTGATCTGCGCCGAGTCCCAGTTTTTGGGCAAGGTATCCCGCATCGATGATGCCCGTGGTCGTTATATCGAATATTGCAAAGGGAACTTCCCGGCAGACCAAACCTTGAGTGGCCTGAAAATTGTGGTGGATTGTGCCCACGGTGCGACTTACCACATAGCGCCAGCAGTATTTCGTGAACTCGGTGCTGAGGTAGTGGCCATAGGGGTTGAGCCCAATGGCATGAACATCAACGATAAGTGCGGTGCGACCTCGATGGGCGCTATTCGTGACAAGGTGCTCGAAGTCAACGCCGATCTTGGTATCGCCCTGGATGGCGATGGCGACCGGATCATGATGGTTACCCAGGAGGGTGACATCATAGATGGGGACCAAATTCTCTACATACTGGCACTGGATGCAAAAGAGCGGGGTCTGTTAAAGGGCGGTGTCGTGGGTACCCAGATGGCAAACCTAGGCCTTGAATTGGCACTGAAAGACGAGGGTATACCCTTCGCCCGCTCTAAAGTGGGCGACCGCTATGTGATGGAACTTCTGAAAGAGCTGGGTTGGCGCATCGGTGGGGAAAACTCCGGGCACATTCTCAATCTTGACCACGGCACTACCGGTGATGGCATTGTCGCCGGCATTCTGGTGCTCGCGGCAATGCGCCGCAGCGGAAAAGGTCTGCAACAGCTGATTGCCAAGCTCAAGATGTTCCCACAGGTGCTTGTGAATGTGCGCTTTGAAGGCGATAAAAATCCGCTGGAAGCGGATACTGTGACTGCAAAAGTGGCTGAAGTGGAACGAGAGCTCGGTGAACGCGGCCGGGTGTTGCTGCGTAAGTCCGGTACGGAGCCGCTGCTGCGGGTGATGGTTGAGGGTGAAGATAAAGAGACGGTGACGCGTCTAGCCAACGCCATTGCCGATGCAGTAAAAGCGGCCACTTGA
- the tpiA gene encoding triose-phosphate isomerase, protein MALRRPMVAGNWKMNGSAALAQELFKKFAVKLQNDSAEVVLCPPTIYLESVRQLLEANKEALNGCLVRMGAQNLSQHDFGAYTGEISGQMLKDSGCRYVIVGHSERRRMYGETSDIVAEKFAAAQKHGLTPILCVGESGPAREARRTFEVIAEELDVVIEKNGTMAFDNAIIAYEPLWAVGTGKSATPEQAQEVHAFIRRRLSEVSPFIGENVRILYGGSVTPSNAADLFAQPDVDGGLIGGASLNSTEFLTLCSIAMSA, encoded by the coding sequence ATGGCACTCAGACGTCCAATGGTAGCAGGCAACTGGAAGATGAATGGCAGCGCAGCGCTGGCACAGGAACTCTTCAAAAAGTTTGCCGTTAAGCTCCAAAACGATTCAGCGGAAGTTGTCCTGTGTCCGCCGACAATTTACCTCGAGAGCGTCAGGCAGTTGCTCGAAGCGAATAAAGAAGCCCTAAATGGTTGTCTTGTTCGAATGGGGGCTCAGAATTTGAGTCAACATGACTTCGGTGCTTACACCGGGGAGATTTCCGGGCAGATGCTGAAAGATTCCGGATGCCGATATGTGATTGTCGGGCATTCAGAGCGGCGAAGAATGTATGGTGAAACCAGTGATATAGTTGCTGAGAAGTTCGCCGCCGCCCAAAAGCACGGCTTGACTCCAATACTTTGTGTTGGTGAGTCAGGCCCAGCTCGAGAAGCCAGAAGAACCTTTGAGGTGATAGCTGAAGAGCTGGACGTGGTAATCGAAAAGAACGGTACCATGGCTTTTGATAACGCCATTATCGCCTATGAGCCCCTGTGGGCAGTAGGGACAGGTAAAAGCGCTACACCAGAGCAAGCCCAGGAAGTTCACGCGTTTATTCGCAGGAGGCTCTCTGAAGTTTCTCCCTTCATTGGGGAGAATGTCAGGATTCTGTATGGCGGAAGTGTAACGCCAAGCAATGCGGCGGATTTATTCGCCCAACCTGATGTTGACGGTGGACTGATTGGCGGAGCCAGTTTAAACTCGACCGAGTTTTTAACTCTGTGTTCCATAGCAATGAGCGCATAA
- the secG gene encoding preprotein translocase subunit SecG — MYEVLIVIYLLVALGLIGLVLIQQGKGADMGASFGAGASGTLFGSSGSGNFLTRSTAILAVAFFTLSLIIGNLSANHIKQEDKWNNIGSEPTAEEVQQTEKSETKIPD; from the coding sequence ATGTACGAAGTACTGATAGTTATCTACTTGTTGGTTGCACTTGGCCTGATTGGTCTGGTTCTCATCCAGCAAGGTAAAGGGGCTGACATGGGTGCGTCATTTGGCGCAGGCGCTTCAGGCACCCTGTTTGGTTCCAGTGGTTCAGGCAACTTTTTGACCCGTTCCACTGCAATCCTGGCTGTGGCCTTCTTCACTCTAAGCCTGATCATTGGCAACCTGAGTGCGAACCACATCAAGCAGGAAGATAAATGGAACAACATCGGTTCTGAACCTACTGCAGAGGAAGTTCAGCAAACCGAAAAGTCAGAAACCAAAATTCCTGACTAA
- the rimP gene encoding ribosome maturation factor RimP, giving the protein MATLETRLAEMLTPAVEAAGYVVWGIEYVQAGKHSILRVYIDSEQGISVDDCADASRQISAILDVEDPISNEYTLEVSSPGLDRPLFNAAQYARYVGEDVKVQLTMPVEGSRNLKGVIDKVEGQMLTIKVDGKTLVVALDNIRKGNIIAKF; this is encoded by the coding sequence TTGGCGACATTGGAAACCAGACTGGCAGAAATGCTGACACCGGCTGTCGAAGCCGCTGGCTATGTGGTGTGGGGCATTGAATACGTGCAGGCAGGAAAGCATTCAATCCTGCGTGTTTATATCGACAGCGAGCAGGGTATTTCCGTTGACGACTGTGCTGATGCCAGTCGCCAAATCAGTGCAATCCTCGATGTGGAAGACCCAATTTCCAACGAATACACTCTCGAAGTGTCTTCTCCTGGGCTGGACAGACCGCTGTTCAACGCAGCCCAATACGCCCGCTATGTGGGTGAAGATGTAAAAGTACAACTGACCATGCCTGTTGAAGGCAGTCGGAACTTGAAAGGTGTTATCGACAAGGTTGAAGGCCAGATGCTGACCATCAAAGTCGATGGCAAGACATTGGTCGTTGCCCTGGACAATATCCGCAAAGGCAACATTATTGCGAAGTTTTGA
- the nusA gene encoding transcription termination factor NusA, producing MNKEILLVAEAVSNEKAVPREKIFEALETALATATKKKYEGDIDVRVAIDRKTGDYETFRRWMVVEDNGEALENPYREITLEAAQYENPEIQVGEFIEDEIESVVFDRITTQTAKQVIVQKVREAERAQVVEQFYDKEGEIITGVVKKSNRDSVIVDLGNNADGVLYKEDLIARESFRPGDRVRALLYAVRPEARGAQLYLTRTKPEMLIELFRVEVPEIADEMIQVMGAARDPGSRAKIAVKSNDRRIDPIGACVGMRGARVQAVSNELGGERVDIVLWDDNPAQFVINAMAPADVASIIVDEDNHSMDIAVEADSLAQAIGRNGQNVRLATQLTGWELNVMTVADMNAKHQAESAKVVALFMASLDVDEDFAQVLADEGFTSLEEVAYVPVAELLAIDGFDEDIVEALRERAKAAISTRALASEEALDGAEPSEELLNLEGMDRHLAFVLASRGVVTLEDLAEQGIDDLIEIEELTEEKAGALIMAARNICWFGEES from the coding sequence ATGAATAAAGAGATTCTGCTGGTCGCTGAGGCGGTTTCAAACGAGAAAGCCGTTCCGCGTGAAAAGATTTTCGAGGCGTTGGAGACAGCTCTGGCCACGGCAACCAAGAAAAAGTACGAAGGTGATATCGACGTTCGTGTAGCCATCGATCGCAAGACCGGTGACTATGAAACCTTCCGTCGCTGGATGGTGGTAGAGGATAACGGCGAAGCGCTGGAAAATCCTTACCGTGAGATCACCCTCGAAGCCGCCCAATATGAAAATCCTGAAATCCAGGTGGGCGAGTTTATTGAGGACGAAATCGAGTCTGTGGTTTTCGACCGTATCACTACCCAAACTGCCAAGCAGGTTATCGTGCAAAAAGTGCGCGAAGCCGAACGTGCTCAGGTTGTTGAACAGTTTTACGACAAAGAAGGCGAAATCATCACTGGCGTGGTGAAGAAGAGCAATCGTGACAGTGTCATTGTGGATTTGGGCAACAACGCCGACGGCGTGCTGTACAAAGAAGACCTGATTGCCCGCGAATCTTTCCGTCCAGGCGATCGCGTTCGCGCACTGCTCTATGCTGTGCGTCCTGAGGCCCGCGGTGCTCAGTTGTACCTGACCCGTACCAAGCCTGAAATGCTGATTGAGCTCTTCCGTGTGGAAGTGCCTGAAATCGCAGATGAGATGATCCAGGTGATGGGTGCTGCCCGTGATCCAGGCAGCCGCGCCAAGATTGCTGTGAAGTCTAACGACCGTCGCATCGATCCTATCGGCGCCTGTGTGGGTATGCGTGGTGCCCGTGTTCAGGCCGTGTCCAACGAACTCGGTGGTGAGCGCGTGGATATCGTGCTGTGGGACGATAACCCAGCGCAATTCGTGATCAACGCCATGGCGCCAGCCGATGTGGCTTCTATCATCGTGGATGAAGATAACCACTCTATGGACATCGCCGTGGAAGCTGATTCTCTGGCCCAGGCTATTGGCCGTAATGGTCAGAACGTGCGTTTGGCCACTCAACTGACCGGTTGGGAGTTGAACGTGATGACAGTGGCAGACATGAATGCCAAGCACCAGGCAGAAAGTGCCAAGGTGGTTGCGCTGTTTATGGCGTCACTGGATGTAGATGAAGATTTTGCTCAGGTGCTGGCCGATGAAGGCTTCACCTCACTGGAAGAAGTGGCTTATGTACCGGTTGCCGAACTCTTGGCAATCGATGGCTTCGACGAGGACATCGTTGAAGCGCTGCGTGAGCGCGCCAAAGCGGCCATTTCTACCCGTGCGTTGGCGTCTGAAGAAGCGCTGGACGGTGCAGAGCCGAGTGAAGAATTGCTGAATCTTGAAGGCATGGATCGCCACCTCGCGTTTGTACTTGCAAGCCGTGGTGTAGTGACGCTGGAAGATTTGGCCGAACAAGGCATTGATGATTTGATCGAAATAGAAGAATTGACAGAAGAGAAAGCCGGTGCGCTGATCATGGCTGCCCGTAACATCTGTTGGTTTGGCGAAGAGTCTTAA
- the infB gene encoding translation initiation factor IF-2, which yields MTEITVEKLATEVGKTVDRLIEQFAQAGIKKAKADTVSESEKQQLLDFLKKQHGADAQPTKMTLQRKTVSTLSVSSGGGQSKDVKVEVRKKRTFVKRDGNEAALKAEEEARAQAEAQAKAEAEAKAKAEAEAKAKADAEAKAKAKAEAEAKAKASASAAKEQPKPVESEEAKAEAARLKSQQEEAAKSKAAQEEAAAKEKARLLAEENAARWAEEERRRIEAERYGDHHVTTSKVARAAEDSADLDDEKRGRRNRNKTQTKSKRGGKDAREGREKHMKYKSTPESMAHGFNKPVAAVTRDVRIGETVTVAELAQKMAVKATEIIKAMMKMGSMVTINQVLDQETAQLVAEEMGHKVVLLRENELEHQVLADRDDEGTTKLEPRAPVVTIMGHVDHGKTSLLDYIRRTKVAAGEAGGITQHIGAYHVETDNGMITFLDTPGHAAFTAMRARGAKATDIVILVVAADDGVMPQTIEAIQHAKAGNVPLIVAVNKMDKPEADIDRVKNELSQHGVMSEDWGGENMFCYVSAKTGQGVDELLEAILLQAEVLELKAVRDGMAAGVVIESQLDKGRGPVATVLVQEGTLRQGDIVLCGLEYGKIRAMKDENGRPIMEAGPSIPVEILGLSGVPSAGDEATVVRDERKAREVALYRQGKFRDVKLARQQKSKLENMFANMTEGEVQELNIVLKADVQGSLEAITDSLRKLSTDEVKVNIIASGVGALTETDATLAAASNAIMVGFNVRADAQARKTIESEAVDLRYYSVIYDLIDEVKSAMSGMLSPEFKQQIIGLAEVRDVFKSPKLGAIAGCMVIEGIVKRSAPIRVLRENVVIYEGELESLRRFKDDVNEVRNGMECGIGVKNYNDVRVGDQIEVFETIEVARTL from the coding sequence ATGACGGAAATTACGGTAGAGAAACTAGCCACAGAAGTCGGTAAAACTGTTGACAGACTTATTGAACAGTTTGCCCAGGCCGGTATCAAGAAGGCCAAAGCTGACACTGTGTCTGAATCAGAAAAGCAGCAACTGCTGGACTTTTTGAAGAAGCAACACGGCGCTGACGCCCAGCCAACCAAGATGACACTCCAGCGTAAGACTGTGTCTACGCTTAGCGTGTCCAGCGGTGGTGGACAGTCTAAAGACGTGAAAGTGGAAGTGCGCAAGAAGCGTACTTTCGTGAAGCGTGACGGTAACGAAGCAGCCCTGAAGGCTGAAGAAGAAGCCCGTGCTCAAGCCGAAGCCCAGGCAAAAGCCGAAGCCGAAGCCAAGGCTAAAGCTGAGGCCGAAGCCAAGGCAAAAGCAGACGCAGAAGCCAAGGCAAAAGCCAAGGCTGAAGCCGAAGCCAAAGCAAAAGCCAGCGCCAGTGCTGCCAAAGAGCAACCAAAGCCAGTTGAGTCAGAAGAAGCCAAGGCTGAAGCTGCTCGCCTGAAGTCGCAGCAGGAAGAAGCTGCCAAGAGCAAGGCTGCCCAGGAAGAAGCCGCTGCCAAAGAAAAGGCGCGTCTGTTGGCTGAAGAAAACGCCGCTCGTTGGGCTGAAGAAGAGCGTCGTCGTATCGAGGCTGAGCGTTATGGCGATCACCATGTAACCACTTCCAAGGTAGCCCGTGCCGCTGAAGACAGTGCCGACCTGGATGATGAAAAACGCGGCCGTCGCAACCGTAACAAGACTCAGACCAAGAGCAAGCGTGGTGGTAAAGACGCTCGCGAAGGTCGTGAGAAGCACATGAAATACAAGAGCACTCCCGAGTCCATGGCACACGGCTTTAACAAGCCAGTGGCCGCTGTGACCCGTGATGTGCGCATTGGTGAGACTGTGACTGTGGCCGAGCTGGCGCAGAAGATGGCAGTCAAGGCCACCGAAATCATCAAAGCCATGATGAAGATGGGCTCCATGGTAACCATCAACCAGGTACTGGATCAGGAAACTGCCCAACTGGTTGCTGAGGAAATGGGTCACAAGGTTGTACTGCTGCGTGAAAACGAGCTGGAGCATCAGGTTCTGGCAGATCGTGACGATGAAGGTACCACCAAGCTTGAGCCTCGCGCTCCTGTGGTAACCATCATGGGTCACGTTGACCACGGTAAGACCTCGCTGCTCGACTACATCCGTCGCACCAAGGTTGCGGCTGGTGAAGCCGGTGGTATTACGCAGCACATCGGTGCCTACCACGTAGAAACCGATAACGGCATGATCACCTTCCTGGATACCCCTGGTCACGCGGCCTTTACCGCAATGCGTGCCCGTGGTGCCAAGGCAACTGACATCGTTATTCTGGTTGTGGCCGCCGACGACGGCGTAATGCCACAGACCATCGAAGCTATCCAGCACGCCAAGGCCGGTAATGTGCCTTTGATTGTGGCTGTGAACAAGATGGACAAGCCAGAAGCCGATATCGACCGCGTGAAGAACGAACTGTCTCAGCATGGCGTAATGTCAGAAGACTGGGGCGGAGAGAACATGTTCTGTTACGTGTCTGCCAAGACTGGTCAGGGCGTTGATGAACTGCTGGAAGCTATCCTGCTTCAGGCTGAAGTTCTCGAACTCAAAGCTGTCCGCGATGGTATGGCGGCTGGTGTGGTTATCGAATCTCAGCTCGACAAGGGCCGTGGTCCGGTAGCGACCGTTCTGGTTCAGGAAGGTACGTTGCGTCAGGGCGACATCGTTCTGTGTGGTCTCGAGTACGGTAAGATCCGTGCCATGAAAGATGAAAACGGTCGCCCAATTATGGAAGCCGGTCCATCTATTCCTGTGGAGATTCTCGGTCTGTCAGGTGTGCCTTCTGCCGGTGACGAAGCGACTGTGGTGCGTGACGAGCGTAAAGCCCGTGAAGTGGCCCTGTACCGTCAAGGCAAGTTCCGTGATGTGAAGCTGGCGCGTCAGCAAAAGTCCAAGCTCGAGAACATGTTTGCCAACATGACCGAAGGCGAAGTGCAGGAACTCAACATCGTGCTCAAGGCCGACGTACAGGGTTCTCTGGAAGCCATTACCGACTCGCTGCGTAAGCTGTCTACCGATGAAGTGAAGGTGAACATCATTGCTTCCGGTGTAGGTGCACTGACCGAAACCGACGCGACTCTGGCTGCAGCCTCCAACGCCATCATGGTTGGCTTTAACGTACGTGCCGACGCCCAGGCCCGTAAGACCATTGAATCTGAAGCCGTTGATCTGCGTTACTACAGCGTGATCTACGACCTGATTGACGAAGTGAAGTCTGCCATGAGCGGTATGCTGTCACCTGAGTTCAAGCAGCAGATCATTGGTCTGGCCGAAGTGCGTGACGTGTTCAAGTCGCCTAAGCTTGGCGCTATCGCCGGCTGTATGGTGATTGAAGGTATCGTGAAGCGCAGCGCGCCAATCCGTGTACTGCGTGAGAACGTGGTAATCTACGAAGGTGAGCTGGAGTCTCTGCGCCGCTTTAAGGACGACGTGAACGAAGTCCGCAACGGCATGGAGTGTGGTATCGGCGTTAAGAACTACAATGATGTTCGCGTAGGCGATCAAATTGAAGTGTTCGAAACTATCGAAGTCGCACGAACACTCTAA
- the rbfA gene encoding 30S ribosome-binding factor RbfA → MAREFSRTRRIGQQLQQELAFVLQRDMKDPRIGMVTVNDVDVSRDLSHAKVYVTFFEEDPQVIEAKLAALNTAAPYARTLVAGRMKLRVMPELRFIYDASLVEGMRMSNLVSKVIRDDEAKKGHIGDEPQEGQREED, encoded by the coding sequence ATGGCAAGAGAATTTAGTCGTACCCGCCGCATCGGTCAGCAGCTGCAACAGGAGCTGGCCTTTGTACTGCAGCGGGACATGAAAGATCCTCGCATCGGCATGGTAACCGTCAATGACGTGGATGTATCCCGCGATCTGAGCCACGCCAAAGTATACGTGACCTTTTTCGAGGAAGATCCTCAAGTTATCGAAGCCAAGCTGGCAGCCCTGAATACGGCTGCACCTTATGCCCGTACTCTGGTGGCTGGTCGCATGAAGCTTAGGGTCATGCCTGAGCTGCGCTTTATCTACGATGCGTCTCTGGTTGAAGGTATGCGCATGTCAAACCTGGTGAGTAAGGTCATTCGTGACGATGAGGCCAAGAAAGGTCACATTGGCGATGAACCCCAGGAAGGGCAGCGCGAGGAAGACTGA